ttactgattttaattaatatcttgaatttgaatatctccctttattagtttatttttagcttttttttttttatggttgtaGAATAAATTGCtctacaataaaattataagttctTGTTTTTAAtacatagataaatatatatttacgtaTATCATTATAcggttaaataattttgaattaaagataaaataacatttaattatataataatacacataagtATATAgccatttatatattcaatatatatagtattacacATTACtctaatatgaatataaataataaaagagtaatattatatgtatctactttaaatatataattagatatatatttatatattattacataattaaatgttattttattatcacaGTTCGGATCCATTGCCATCCACACTCCTCTTATCAAAAGGAGGTACTGTACATTTACATCAGGAatttataatagtaaaataGGAAAAGATGTTCAAAACGGTGCGTTTAGAGGCattatttcccattttaagaAAGACTATTTATATAGTCGCTTAACCCTTGAAATTAGTGCAATAAGATTCTTGAAGATGTCAAAATCTGGAGCATTGGATCTTGCCTCTGGTGTTGGAGGGAAGATTGAGAAGAAGCAAGTATTTTCAGCAGTGCAAAAGTAAGCTCAactgtttcttctttttctgttCAAAAGGTTGCATTTTGGTTTTCCATGTTCCTGCTTTTTGAAAGTGTtcgaaaattcaattttattttaagctTTCTTTCAAAAAGCAGCTTAAAGTTCTATAAAATTCGTTAGTAATCATACATTTTGGTGTCAAACTTTAAGCAGGTATGAGAAGTATCATGTTTGTTATGGAGGGGATGAGGAGGAGAGGAAGGCCAACTACACTGATATGGTAACcgcattttctttttttctgccTCCAAGCTTAgattcattttaatatttaatctacCTTAACTTGCTTACTCAATTAATAGATTGTGCTAGTTATCTAAAGGAGTAAGTGGTGATGAAACACGGCattgatttaaaattggatTATTAGATTACTGCTGATTCATGCTCTGACACTCTTACATTTTGTCCCTCGAGATTAATGATTTTTCAGTAAACCATATTTCTATGCTTATGAAGTATTTGTTGATTCCCATTTTCCATAAGGGTTTGTACTTGTTTTAGTATGTTACTGATTGAGTTTCTCTAAGATGTTATGTATTTAAATGAAGCATCAAAATGATGGGTTATAATTATTAATGAGTGATAAATGGCTTGCATACTTCAGGTCAACAAATATTATGATCTGGTGACAAGCTTTTATGAATATGGATGGGGTGAATCTTTCCATTTTGCTCCTAGGTAAGTAGTGGCTTTTTGTGATGCCCAATCAATTGTTTGGTCTTCTTTTAGGCATGTGTGCACAACTTTTTGCTGCAGTTGGCTAATTGAGAATCGAATTGTGTAACTTTCACTTTTGTAGATGGAAAGGGGAGTCACTTCGAGAAAGCATCAAGCGACATGAGCATTTTCTTGCTCTACAGCTATGTTTGAAAAAAGGAATGAAGGTATTTACTGTTCATTTGAAGCTCTAATATTAAATGGAATTTAATCCAACAAAATGCAACTTGTCTTTTTTTGCTGCAAGCCATCGATGCAACTATTTTTCCATTACTGACAGGTATTAGATGTGGGTTGTGGAATTGGTGGGCCAATGAGAGAAATTGCTAGATTCAGGTAGTTGATGATCCCTATATTGTGTTACATGattaatgcaattttttttaaataaaattacacaaaattgagttgttttattttaaattgaacatATTTGGAGGGAATAGGAAAATATATGTAATCATCAGTATCAcatattattaagaaaaaattttattagttatatttgtTGAAAAGTAGATCAAGAATTTTGGATTGATTGattgtcttttattttcttttcttttctgtttacATTTTCTGACTTTAAAAATTCTTACCAGTTTTAGGCTATGAAttctttgtataaatttttggtttggataatggAAAAATGGTGTTCATCAGCAATACTGATACTAACTGCATTTTGTAGTGATGCATGGATTACAGGGGTAAACAACAATGAGTATCAAATAGCAAGGGGAGAGGTGAGTGACTCTGCTGTTTGATGAATGCGATATTGATACCTTTTCTACTGGTAGTGTTAGTGTCTGTTGCTATGATTCAAGTCGTTTTGTTCACTGTGCTTGGAAGTGTTGCTTGCTTAGGAACTAAATCATAATGCTGGAGTGGACCAGAGATGCAACTTTGTGAAGGTCAGCTAAACTTATCTAGTGTAGATGCAATTCACTTCCACCATACTACTTCTATGCTTAATgttttttccaatatttttcCTACTATTTAAAGTGTGTTCCTTTCTTATATGGAATACACATTGCAACTAATTATGTTGGTTCCATAATGGCTTTGATTATGATGATGTAGGCTGACTTCATGAAAATGCCTTTTTCGGACAGTACATTTGATGCAATATTTGCAATAGAAGCAACCTGCCATTCGCCAAATGTGGTATGTCATGACTATCAATCTCAATGGACATATAGTGTTCAGTGTTCTAGTTAGCAATGTATTTGCATCTTCTATCAAAATGTTTGACATATTTAATCCTTGTTCTCTGGTTGAAAAAGCGTGATTGCTACTCAGAAATATACAGAGTGTTGAAGCCTGGTCATTGTTTTGCTGCTTATGAATGGTGCATTACTGATTACTTTGATCCCATGAACCAAGAACATCAAAGGATTAAGGTCATGCCATGTGCTGTGATGATGTTTCTCATTGTCCTATTAGTAACCATTTATAACCTGTCTAACAAACTGACATATGAACACAGGCTGAAGTTGAGTTGGGCAATGGACTTCCTGACATCAGATCAATAAAAGAGTGCCTTGAAGCTCTGAAGCTTGCAGGCTTTGAAGTTAGTAGCTGGAATTGCTTCTTGCAATATGACTTCACCATTTCTGAACTCTAACTTCTCCACTATGAAAACAAATAACACGATTTTTAAcattcatttcattatttttcatacaCAAGGTTGTATGGGAGAAGGATGTCGCTGCTGACTCACCTCTTCCTTGGTATTTGGCTTTGGATAAAAATCATTTCTCACTAAGTAATTTCCGGGTGACAGCATGTGGTCGTTTTATTACTAGAAACATGGTAAGATCTACAAAACCTGACCTGGTTCTGGTGATCATTTGTAATTCTGAAATTTGTGTGGTATAATGTATGACTGTCACTAGAGAGGGAGGTGTAAAGATTAAATATATATCGGAATCTTCTTTTTCTGTAAGCTAAAGGTTGATTGGGGAAACATGTAGGAGAGAAAATGGCTTAAAATTCTATCAATGATATTAATGAAGGTTGGTGAGGCTGAAGAAAGTGAGGCATTGCTTGGATCAATTTTGGcaagtaattaatattttttctgggTTTAGGTAAGAACCTTGGAGTTCTTGGGCCTTGCTCCTGAGGGTAGCCAAAGAGTTCAGTCTTTCTTGGAGCAAGCAGCAGAAGCTCTTGTTGAAGGTGGAAGGTAGGTTGTTTCTCTTCATTTCATACccattttcaaagaaaaaaaatatatagcaaTTTTTCCATGAAGATGATGTGGACTTTGATAAAGAAAGTTCTAATACCATTTTGATTTTGACATATTTAGTTTCTCTTGCTGAATATGTAGGTGGAGTTATATTTATTGACCATTATGAATTTGGTTTTTTCAGGAAGGGTATATTCACACCAATGTATTTCTTCTTAGCCAAAAAGCCAAATTTCTAGTAAGAAATTGGCTATGTTGTAACAAGGACTTAAAATGTTGAGAGAGAATTATTGGAATAATAAGAAATCAAATTGGTGTTTGGAAAGAGATTCCTACAACATTTCCCTAAGAATATGGAATGGATATTTGTTATTGAAGAACTTGAACATTAGGAAATCttcaatttagatttttaaggACTGAGTTGAGAGTTTGGCGTTTGCTGATAAAATGGGAGAAAATAAAGGAAAGTGAAGAAAGCACACTTGGGagaatatagttttattcaaggttttcataaccaatCTAGGATGAAAACCATTTTGAGTACTGGTTCCGATCCGACCGTTTTGATCAGCCAGTCCAACCGGATTTccaattttgtgtaaaaatatacaaaaattatgtcTTATTATATGTGTTTTACACACTGAATTTGATGTTAtgcttatttttcaatttaaacattGCAAAACATGTGTTGAAATAGTTTACAGATAAATTATGTAACATAACCATtataacacaaatcaaaacaaaaatcaaacctACTATATTAAACAAAAGACATGAACAGATTGAAGTTTGAATAAAACACAAATCTAATAGATGTATTAAACACTAACCAATATAAACattattaaatagaaaatatctaactcaacatttaacaaaatatatcaaattcaataaaatataattggtctaacataaagtttaataaatgagtaattggtcatttttcattattattgctCTTGTTGCATCCTTCATCATTTGTTCATCTTTTACATCATCCTCttctatagttttatttataaaatttatagttgagcattttagtttctttcagcctaaaaactaatcatttatGCAAGGGTACAAATATTTGTATAAGTgtcaaaaaaatgtttttacctaGAAAATTATGTGACAAATTATAATTAGTTGAATTATTGTTGATGAGAATAAATCTTTCTCCATAAAACATTTGTTCAAAGTCATCTATATTAAGTTTACCGAATTCCTATTCGTCGTCCACTATccaaaaattagttttattgatgcttttataatcaattgaattaaaatttctaatcttataaaataccctaaatagccaaaatgataagaaataaaaaattgaaagattaaagagcaaTATACCAATAGTCATAAAGGAGGGTGAAATGATATGTAAAGTTGTAAACAATctataaacatgataaaatagtctcaataaaaatattcaaaaatttaataatatataattgacaaTTGTGTTACATATTTTACAACCGtaagttataataaatgaaaataagagcATTTACACATTGATATTCTaatctatttctctttttagtATATATGCGTTCAAAAATACTCCAATTACTCTTATAGcttgaaattttgaagtttgaCTAAGAAGTTTAATTGCAAACTTTTGTAAATTGGAAGTACTATACCTATATATTCTTCACCATTCATCtgatacaaaataacacataaataattatacaatagaatttcaaaacttataaaaagaattgagacataaaaaatatgtaaatttaattCATACCAGGTTGTGTGGTTTTGCATATTTCAATAGTAAGTAGACATGAGAAAATCCCCCCACAATCACAAAATATTCTATTCTTTTCTACTAACTTTATTTTACTAACATTAAATATACATGTTTTACACTCAACAACATCTAAGAAACTTTACAATACGTTTGGTTTTATGCAGAAAGATTCACGGTCATACTGTAAGACAGGATTCAAGTATTACGCAATTACATGAATACCTCGATTCAATGTCCTATCTCACCTCaacttaattatttgagtataaggcttatagaattttttttattcttgaaaaacTTCTTTATCTCTATCCTAGCTTTATACATTTCATCATAAACATATCATAATGAAGGCCTCTCATCTGAGTCCACAATACAAAGCAAATGCATTATAAAAcgcataatttttataattataccaATTTCGTttcaaaaatcattattcagaaTTATGACCACAATCATTTCGTCTTTATTACTCTTTGCATatctaaaatcaattaaaaacatGTCAGTGACCATCACTTGCAAGTTatgtttatgttaaaaaagGTTTTGTAATGTGATGAAAGTCGTAGCAAACCGGTTGCACCAGATCATGTAATTTCTCTCcatccttcttttttcttcaaccaagttattaataatatatgattatgaataaactttgtcacaagagatgcatatttgaaaattctgaCAATGTGATTcatttcaccaatatctttcaaaatcaaattgatataatatgtTGCATAAGGTGATCAAGtaatatattgattatttttcaaacaacaATCTTCTAGTTGCTTTATAATTAGCTTCATTATCAATCACAAAATGGACAATGTTTTTAGGCCTAACCCATAAAACTATTTCCTCTAACAACCCAAATAATATGTTTGCTCCCTTTACAACATTAGATGTATACACTAATATAATAAAACGAATCTCTTTTAGACAATATACTAGAAAATTTATCAATGACCTGCTTGAAATGTCCGTCCAACCATCAACCATAAGTGTACAACCAATATCTTCCTAATTTTTTCTATAACTATcaacaaataacataattttcttctttgaatcaTTTAACAAATTCACTTGTGCTTCATAATATATCGGTGGCTTATATCCATGCCTAATTGTAATTATGACATCTAACATAGGTTagaaataaatacaatttaataCATTAAGAGGGATGTAAACATCATATAAAAATCTCACAACAGTTATGTTGTCTCTCCATTTGGCTTCTTTTCCAACCAAAAGACTCATTTTTGAAGGTTGAGATGCACCAATAGTGCTTAGAGCAAAAAAATCACCAACCCtattggtttttttctttttgaatcatttgttgATAGAAGACCCAGTATTACCTTCATTCATATTCATTGGAGGAGATAACCCTTCAAATTCTTTATGTGCAATATCAGCCTCAAATGGATATTCACTATCACCAAAAGGAATTGCATATCTATGAAAatcttgtctttctttattttttgtagcAATTTCATCTAATGCATTTATCATTTGATATCTAATATCAGGGGAAACTTTAGTGCATAAACTAACATCGCCTTTTTTCTGACCAAATGttgtttcattttatatatatcaccTCCTTTAGTTATTTTaccataatataataattcaagaTCTTCCTTCCATTCTCACAAACATATGCCCCTAAACAATATCACATTTCACTTAACATGGTGTCAAAGAAGTCCAACGTCGAATGATAACATATTTCCACTTTATTTATCAATTGcaaacaataacaaataaccatatatatatatatatatatatatatatatatatatatatacacacacacacactgaACATTAGAAATAGAAAACTTTTGTAATTCTATATATGAGcattaaagtaaataataaataccacttatgtaaataaatgtgtatatctttatcatattatataattagctttttaaagtttaacttttaaatttaataacaatattCGTAATGTGAAAGTGGAAGactcaaaaactcataatcaaGTTTATTATTCAACATATATAACTTCATACATTCGTAATAACAAcaatattcataatttgttCACTAACTTGGTTTGCGGGAAGATTGTCATATATTGGTTTATTATGACAAGACTTACAAAAGATCATCCAAAAAGCCATCGTAAGAATTTGTGTAgtataaaaacctattcaagGTAAATATCTCTTTTTACTACAAATTCTTATACTCGTAGCTTACATAGAGTATTAATTGATTCTAATTTGTTTCcttcataaatattttcattaacatgttataaatttagaaaacaattttgtctcactatcaaatatatatatatatatatatatataagtacaATATTCAACTTACAAATTTTTGGAAACCAATCACATTACGAATGGAGTATATCCAGACATCTAATATAGATAcataataaaaggccaaagggactatttcccacccaaggtatactgcaTTCCTAAGTTtccccccgttaactttgaaaatctcatttacccatttATGGGCTATTAAAAATAACggtttaaaagataaaatcatcattttatatataactttaaaaataaatta
The genomic region above belongs to Mangifera indica cultivar Alphonso chromosome 15, CATAS_Mindica_2.1, whole genome shotgun sequence and contains:
- the LOC123197557 gene encoding cycloartenol-C-24-methyltransferase-like; protein product: MSKSGALDLASGVGGKIEKKQVFSAVQKYEKYHVCYGGDEEERKANYTDMVNKYYDLVTSFYEYGWGESFHFAPRWKGESLRESIKRHEHFLALQLCLKKGMKVLDVGCGIGGPMREIARFSDAWITGVNNNEYQIARGEELNHNAGVDQRCNFVKADFMKMPFSDSTFDAIFAIEATCHSPNVRDCYSEIYRVLKPGHCFAAYEWCITDYFDPMNQEHQRIKAEVELGNGLPDIRSIKECLEALKLAGFEVVWEKDVAADSPLPWYLALDKNHFSLSNFRVTACGRFITRNMVRTLEFLGLAPEGSQRVQSFLEQAAEALVEGGRKGIFTPMYFFLAKKPNF